GCTTTGAATTCAGATGAAAATGAATTATTAAACTAAAAATATATAAACACATAGAAACATAGATTTGGTTTGTCTTTATAAAGAATAAAGAAAGAAACTCGTTTCTAACACATAGTAATGATATGTGAACTTATGCAAGTGAAACGCCTTTTTTATAGATTCCAATGAACTATGTTTCTATGTGTTCAAAAAAAACTAACCATTCCAAAAAAACAAAAAGCATGACTACAGATTTTAAACCCGTTTCTTCATCAAAAATTAGTATATCAGAATTAATGCTTCCGTCGCATACCAATTTCAGCGGTAAAATTCACGGAGGATATATTTTACAATTGCTGGATCAGATTGCATTTGCTTCGGCATCAAAATTCAGCGGTAATTATTGTGTAACAGCTTCTGTTGATACAGTAAACTTTTTAAAACCAATTGAAGTTGGGGAATTGGTCACTATGAAAGCTTCTGTAAATTATGTAGGAAGAAGTTCCATGATTGTGGGAATTAGAGTTGAAGCAGAAAATATCCAGACAGGAGTTATTAAACATTGTAATTCATCTTATTTTACAATGGTTGCGAAAGACAAAGAAGGTAAAAGCGTTCAGGTTCCCGGATTAATTTTGTCCAATTTACAGGAAGTACGTCGTTTTAGAAAAGCAATCAAACATATCGAAGTTCGCAAAGAAATTGAAGAACACGAAAAACTGGCTAATATCAACTCGATTGAAGATTTGGCAAGTTTAGAAAAATATAATGTTCTTTTAGAAATCAGTTAAAATTCTTATATTTAATTCAAACATATTAAATAAAGAAATCATGATAAAGTTTGGATATACAATATTGTACGTTGAAGATGTAGAAGAATCAGTAGCATTTTACGAAAATGCATTTGGATTTCACAGGAAATTTATAAGTCCTGATCACGATTATGCAGAATTAAATACAGGTGCAACCGCACTGGCATTCGCATCAAAAAGTCTGGCATCGCAAAATCTCAGTGATGGTTTTATAGAAAGCAGTTTAGAAGACAAACCTTTTGCTATAGAAATTGGATTTATAGTAGACAATGTTCCCGAAGTTTTACAAAAAGCCACTTCTTTTGGAGCTGTAATTGTTTCAGAACCGGTAGAAAAACCATGGGGACAAGTCGTTGCTTACGCAAGAGATTTGAATGGTTTTTTGATTGAAATTTGTACAGAAGTAGAAAATGTAGTTTAAATGCATTTTACATCGATAAAAGGTGTTTTTAGGTTAAAAATATTCACAAATATTTAGCATTAACTGGAGAACTTAACAAGCATAAATTTCGTAACTTTAAGTGTAATCATTAGGGTTACGAAATTTATTCACGGAGTACTGCCGTTCGATTTTTCCAGATTAGTCGGAATCTAATTTTTTACCTTCTGTTAACCAAGACAAATTGAATGACATAATTGTTTAAATGCAGACGATTATGAAAACAACTACCTTATTATTTTTACTTTTAACTGCTTTTACTGTACTAGCCCAAGACCGTTTTTTTACTAATACGGGTACTGTAAATTTTGAAGCTTCCGTTCCTTTATTTGAAGAAATAAAAGCAGTAAACAGACAGGTTATAATTCTTTTGGAGCCTAAAACCAGTACATTTATTTGTACGGTTATGATCAAAAACTTTCGCTTTAAATTAGATTTAATGCAGGAGCATTTCAACGAAAATTATTTAGAAAGCAACCGTTACCCAAAAGCGGTTTTTAAAGGTAAGATCGAAAAATTCGATTTAAAGGATATTAATGAAATCGAAAAGAAATACGAGATTAAAGGGAAATTAAATATGAAAGGCAAGTCGAAAGAAATTGTCGTGAATGCTTTAATCAAAAGAGTTCCGGAAGGGATTCAGATAATTTCAGATTTTCCGATAACGGTTTCCGATTTCAATATCAAAATTCCAAGTAAAATAGCTTCGAAAATTGCTCAAACTGCCAACACAGAACTGACGGGAATTATTCATGATGAAGAAGGAATGTATGCTACTTTAAAATAAGAGATTATTTTAAGCAGTTTATTAAGGTCTTTTCTAAATCGGTAAACTGAAATTCGAAACCTGTTTTCTGGATTTTTTCAGAAGAAACTCGTTGTCCTGTTAAAACAGCTTCACTCATTTCGCCTAAAACTATTTTTAAAAAGAAAGGAGGAATTTTGGGTAACCAAATACTGTAGTCAAACAATTTGGCGAATGTCTTAGAAAATCTTGAGTTCGTGGTGTTGTCAGTAATACAGGCGTTATAAGGGCCTTCTAATTTTGGATCCTCAATAGCTTTTAAATAAATAGTGCATAAATCGTCAATATGAATCCACGGAAGATATTGTTTTCCCGTGCCTAAAATGGCACCAAAACCAGATTTAAAACTCGGAGTTAGTTTTTTTAGAAAACCTTCATTTTTGCCAAAAACAATTCCGGTTCTTATTTTAACAGTTCTAATCTCTAAAGCGCCAATTTTATCCACGGCGCTTTCCCATTTTTGGCAGGTTGTGCCCAAAAAATCATCTGCCGGAGGCGTATTCTCAGTACATATTTTATGACTCGTAACAGCGCCATAAATTCCAACTGCTGAAGCCGAAACAAAAGCTTCCAGTTTTTTATTGTTTTTTTCTAATACAGAAAGAATTAAATCAATTGGTTTTACACGGCTTTCCAGAATGACTTTTTTTCGTTTATTCGTCCATCTTTTTTCTACAATTCCTTCACCGGCAAGATGTATGATATAATCGGCATTTAAAACCGCATTTTCGTCAATGTAGTTTTTATTTAAATTCCATTGATAATACGTTATGGCAGGAGAACTTTCTTTGGCAGAACGACTCAAAACAGAAACAGTAAATCCAGCTTCAAGAAGAACATCTGTTAAATGTCTTCCAATGAAACCGCTTCCGCCCGTTAGTAGAACATTTTGAGCCATAATAGTTTATAATATATTTAACAGTCTAACTTGTTTAAGGAATAGTAAAGGTACTTAAACAATGTTTACCTTTATGGCAAATTCTAAATTTTAATAAAATGGCGACTAAAAAAAAGGATATTACCAAAGATGACATCGTTTCAATATACATGGAAGAAGTTTTAGAAAAAGGGCAAAAGCCAAAATCGGTTTATCATTTTGCCAAAGAAAATGATTTTACTGAAGCTGAGTTTTACTCCTTTTTTGGAACGTTAGAAGGTTTAGAAAAAGAAATATTCCGACTGTTTTTTGAAAACACAGTTGGATTGCTTCACAAAAATGAAGAATATCAGCAGTATGATATGAAAAATAAAATGCTGAGTTTCTATTTTACTTTTTTCGAAGTTTTAACGGCAAACAGAAGTTATGTTTTGCAGACGCTTAAAATAGACCGAAATCCACTTAAAAATTTAGTGCAGCTGACTACACTTCGCGAAAGCTTTAAGAATTATGTTTCAGAAATCCTGACAGATGATTACAGATTGGAACAGGAAAAATTCCAGAAGTTTCAAGAAAAAGCCATTCAGGAATCATCTTGGTTGCAATTGATGCTGACTATTAAATTCTGGATGGAAGACGAATCGGCTGGATTTGAGAAAACAGATATTTTTATCGAAAAATCGGTTAATGCTTCATTTGAATTAATGAATGTAGCGCCAATGAATCATTTAATAGATTTTGGAAAATTTCTATTTAAAGAAAAAATACACAGCAGATAATGAAAACAATCGATTATATTCCAACTTCAAAAATAGAAAGAGCCGGAAAACTGGTTCAAACCGGAGCCAAAATTGGAGTAAACTACATTAAGCATTATGCCGAAAAAGTTGTAAATCCAGATTTGACCCGAGATAAACTAAACGAAAATAACGCCGAAGATATTTATGACGGACTAAAAAGCTTAAAAGGAAGCGCGCTTAAAGTCGCGCAGATGTTAAGCATGGACAAGAATTTTCTGCCTCAAGCTTATGTGGAGAAATTCTCATTGTCGCAATTTTCTGTTCCACCGCTTTCAGCGCCTTTGGTTTTAAAAACGTTCAAAAATAATTTTGGTAAAACACCTTATGAAATCTTTGATGAGTTCAATCCAAATTCGGTAAATGCGGCGAGTATTGGTCAGGTACATTTGGCTAAGAAAAATGATAAAAAACTAGCGGTTAAAATTCAGTATCCTGGCGTTGCCAATAGTATTTCTTCGGATTTGGCTTTGGTTAAACCAATTGCAATCAGAATGTTTAATCTGCAGGGAAAAGATTCAGATAAATATTTTAAAGAAGTTGAAGATAAACTGATTGAAGAAACGAATTATTTGCTGGAATTAAAACAAAGTCAGGAAGTAGTTGAAGCCTGTCATAAAATTGAAAATATCACTTTCCCGAATTATTATCCGGAGTTTTCATCAGAGAAAATCATTACAATGGATTGGATGACAGGAATTCATCTTTCTGAATTCACAGCTAAAAATACAAATCAGGAAGTGGGCGATAAAATTGGGCAGGCACTTTGGGATTTTTATATGTACCAAATTCATGTTTTACGCAAAGTACACGCTGATCCGCATCCCGGAAATTTTTTGGTTGATGATCAAAATCAATTAATTGCTTTGGATTTTGGCTGTATGAAACAGATTCCTGATGATTTCTACACGCCGTATTTTGAGTTAATCAATAAAAATGTGATTACGGATGAAGCATTGTTTAATAAAAAGTTATTCGAATTAGAAATCCTTCGCCCAGACGATACACCTGCAGAAGTAGAATATTTTACAGAAATGTTTCATGATTTATTGTCACTTTTTACAAGACCTTTTCAAAATGAAACATTCAATTTTGCCGATGAAACTTTCTTTAACGCTATCGCCGAATTAGGAAAACGTTTCTCTGAAGATACTAATTTGAAAAAAATGAACGGAAATCGTGGTTCAAAACACTTTATTTACATGAATCGCACTTTCTTTGGACTTTATAATTTAATGTTCGATTTGAAAGCGAAGATTGTGGTGGAGAATTATTTGAAGTATTAGTTTTTGTTTTATCTGTTTCAGGTTTCAAGTTGGCTCAACTTTATGTATAGACCTTTGTCAAAGTTTAAAACTTTGACAAAGGTTTTTTTAGCCTAGTTTGTCATACCGAGAAACGAAGGATGACAAGATTGTACATAATTAGAATTTTATTTTAACTAATCCTCCAATATAATTGAAGGCAGATTCTCATTCAGCCATTTGTACTTATTTAAGATCATAATATGAGTTCCCCCTTTTACCACAATACAGCTGTTGATGTATTTTATAGGAAAAACATCATCCTGATCTCCATGGATATGGATTACATTTTCATCAATCCGATTTCTATCCCACAAAATAACCGACTCCACAGCCCATTGTAAATAATTAAGATCACGCACAGCCAAAAACTTCTCGTATAATTTAATTCGTTTGTTGACTTTCTCTCCAAAAGAATATTTTGCAAGATTTTCAATATTCAAAATCAGCTTCATCGGGATTAATTTGTAGGCTTTTGTTGTCTTCCCTATTTTCATTCTTCTAGGAAACTCGAGATTACTTCTAACACTTGATATAATAATTACTTTTCTGGTTTTTATATGTTTCGAAATTTCCTGAACCAAAATTCCACCAAAGGAAACCCCAACTAAAACAGGATTTTCATGTTTGATATTTTTGCTTATTCGAAGCGCATAATCCGATAAAGATTCTTTAGGATTTGGAATTTCCCATTCCAAAAGACATATTTCGAAAATATTTTCATCCAATTTAATTCTTTCAAAAATAGATGGACTTGCCGCCAGACCGGGCATAAAATAAACTGGAATTTTACTCATAACATTAAAATGAAATTACCATTAAGATATTTATTCTAAAAAATAAAGTTACTTTTTTTAATAGCATGACAATCAAATTTTAAGCCTAATTTCTCATGAAACTCAAAAAAAGCAAACTTTGAAAAGACATCTTTAGGTTTACATCTTTAAAAAATAATTCAATATTGAAAATCAAATGATTACCTTTGTATTTGAAATAATTTTGACTTGGAAAACTTATAAAGAATTTTCTTTCAAGACTATTTCGGACCCCAAATTCACTATTTACACATAACCTAAAAATGAAAAATTACTATGGAAACTTTTGTAACTATGGAAATCAAAGACAACACTTTTGCACGCCAATTTGAAACTGTCGTACCTGAAGGGATGCTGGCAGTTGAGTATTCATTTCAAGAAAAAAAAATCTTCTTAACCAAAATCAACACACCAGATTCTTATCAAAATGATGATGCAATCAACGCCTTATTGAAAAATGTTCTGGATTTAAGTTCTGAAAAAAATTACAGAGTTGTTCCAATTCATCCAAAGATCGTTTCTTTCTTCAAAAAAAATCCGAAGTATAAGGAGTTACTTCCTCCAGGAATCAGGATTTAAAAATCACCTATTAAACGGAGCCACAGTCCTCCAATTACCATATAAATAAAGAGCATTACCAAACCAGTTACTAATCCTTTAACCCACCAGCTCTTTAAATCTACGTAGCCGCTCCCAAAAAATACGGGTGCCGGACCGTGACCATAATGCGTTAATGTTCCGTATAATGAACCTATAAACCCTAACATAAAAGCCAATAACAAGCCTGGAATTCCAAGTGAAATCCCGACCCCAAGCAGTGCTGCATACATCGCCGCTACGTGTGCTGTTGCACTGGCAAAAAGATAATGACTGAAGAAATAAACCAAAACAATTATCGGAAAAGCCATCTGCCAGCTTAATCCGCCGATTTGTGTTTTTACTAAATCACTAAACCAAGCAATAAAGCCCAATTCGTTAAGCGAACTGGCCATCATTACTAAAACCGAAAACCAAACTATAGTATCCCAAGCTCCTTTTTCGGCCTTGACATCATCCCAAGTCAAAACAGAAGTTAAAAGCAAAATCACCAATCCGATAAATGCTGTTGTTGTGGCATCAATAGAAAACAAATCGCCTGTCATCCATAGAAACAGAAGGATAAAAAATGTCAAAAGCATCATCCATTCATTTCTCGTTATAGCACCCATTTCTTTTAATTTCTGAGCGGCAATCTGTGGGGCATCGCCAGTTTTCTTTAGTTCTGGCGGATAAATTTTATATAACACAAACGGAATCACAAAAAAAGCGCATAGTCCCGGAACAATTGCCGCAATTGCCCATGACATCCAAGTAATTTTTATTCCCAAATTCAAAGCAAACTTTTGACACATTGGATTACTTGCTGTTCCAGTCAAAAACATAGAAGATGCAATCAAATTCATATTATAACTATTCAAAGTAAGATATGAACCTAATTTTCTATGTGTTTCGGGCTGATCGGGCATTGATCCAAAACTCATTGACATAGATTTCATGATTGGATAGATAATACCTCCTCCCCTTGCCGTATTACTTGGAACAGCAGGCGCTAGAACCAAATCAGCAAGACCTAAACCATAAGCCAATCCCAAAGAACTTTTTCCAAATATTCTAATAAACAAAAAAGCGATCCTATTTCCTAAACCTGTTTTTATGAAACCTCTGGCTATAAAAAACGAAATTCCAATAAGCCAGATTACCTTATCTCCAAAACCTTTTAGCGCCAGTGTGATCGACTTACCTGGATCTCCTGGTGCTAAAACTTGTGTGAAAGCTGTTAAAGCAATTGCAATCATACACATGGTTCCCATTGGAGCCGCTTTCAGAATAATTCCTAAAATCGTAGCTACGAAAATGGCAAACAAATGCCAAGCTTCAGCAACAACACCATTTGGAGCTGGAATAAGCCAAATTGCAATTCCAACAGCAAGTGTAATCAGGGTTTGGGGAATCTGTACTTCTTTCATAATAAATGGTTTTATATTAAACTTAAAGTCGAAGCTGTAATTGGATTAAAAATAATTCGTCGTTGTAAGTTGACGTATCTGGAACATTTCTATCAAATCGATCAATTTCAAATCCCATCTCGATTCGGCCTGTGTAAGCTTTTCCAAATTCCAAACTGATCATGGGCGTATACGTCTGTCTTACGTTTGAATTTACTTTGTAACTTGGGTCAAAGGTTTCATAACGACATGATAATTCGACTGCGGTTAATTTTTTATAATTTATTACATACCTCAAATTAGGTAGGAAATAAACACCTCTCATTTGATAATTGGAAACATCTCCTACTCTGCTTTCTGCTGGAAGAGAAAAATATAAATTATGATTTGTTCCCTGCTTATATTCAATTTGAAGATCAAAACTCATTCGGTCAGTCAGTTTAAAATCGCTGGTGATATCAGCTCCAACGGCAAAAACATCTTCTTTGAATACTTTTCCAAAACCACCGTTTAAACCAAGATTTATTTTATGCTCTTTAGACAATTCAAAAACCCATCTTGTAGAATATTGCTTTCCATTATCTTTATCCAATTCTACATTTTTTCCGTTTCCATTTAAAACAGAAACTGCATAATTGACTGGAATTTTTCCTATATCAAAAGCTCCCGTTGCCGAAGCTCCGATCTGGAAACTGGTCCAGCCGTTTTTTCCAAATTCGTAATACTGATTCGAGAAATCGAAAGATTTAATGATATCAACCGGAACAAGCTCTTCTATACCGAATGCCGGACGAAATTGCCCTCCTGTTAAGGCTATGTATTTACTAAAAGTATATTTTCCATAGGCATTTTCGAGAACTTTACCTTTGGTATCCGATTTAAAATCGGCTAAGTTGACTAAGATTACAACTTCTGTAGCTTCGCTCAATTTGGTATTTAAACCAACACGCATTCTTTTAATATCAAAAGACTGCTGCGTAACATCTCCTGCAGAATGATGAACTCCTAAAACATCGACATTATCGCCGAAACTTTCCAGATATCTTGCCTGCAAAAGACCTTTGAGCTGATATTGCGGGTATTTTATTTCGCTTTCTTCTTTTTTTTCTCCTGCATTAACATCACCTTGAGCATACAGAAATACTGGAGTAAGAAGAAAGAAAAAAATAATCGGAATTAGTAGAATTTTACTCATAGACTTCAAATAGATAAAATGTTATTTTTATATAATGAATTCAAAATCAGCATTCTGCTTTTTATTCTCAAAAAGCTAATTACCTACCGTCAACACGAAATGGGATTACTAAAATAACAAAAAAATGCGTGAGCTGTAAAAAAATTTGCATTAAAATTCTGTTATCAAAAAAGACAAACAAAAAAGGCGCAAGAATTAACCTGCACCTTTTCTATTATTTATATTAAAAAAATTACTTTTCGATCTCTCTCATAGAATCCATTTTCTTATGAGCAAGGAAACCTGCCACATCTTCAAAATGTTCTTTTACCCTTTTGTTTCCGAATTCAAAAACTTTAGTTGCCAACCCATCAAGGAAATCACGGTCGTGAGAAACCAAAATTAAAGTTCCATCAAAATCTCTTAAAGCATCTTTGATAATATCTTTAGTCTTCATATCCAAGTGGTTCGAAGGCTCATCCAGAATCAACAAGTTAACCGGCTCCAACAACAATTTAATCATTGCTAAACGCGTTTTTTCTCCTCCAGAAAGTACTTTTACTTTTTTAGTAATATCATCTCCTTGGAACATAAAAGCTCCTAAAATATTTTTAATCTGAGTTCTGATATCTCCAACTGCAATACTATCAATTGTTTCAAAAATAGTAGCATTCTCATCTAATAAAGCTGCTTGATTTTGAGCAAAGTATCCAATTTGAGCGTTATGACCAATATCAACACTTCCAGAATCAACACCAATTTCTTTCATGATTGCTTTAATCATGGTCGATTTTCCTTCACCATTTTTTCCAACAAATGCTACTTTCTGACCACGCTCAATTACAATGTTTGCATCTTTAAAAACCACATGATCTCCGTACGATTTAGACATTTCTTTCACAATAACCGGATATTGCCCAGAACGCGCTGCCGGTGGGAATTTTAAACGCAATGCAGACGTATCTACTTCATCAACCTGAACAATCTCCAGTTTTTCCAACATTTTTACTCGAGATTGAACAGCATCTGTTTTAGAAAAAGTTCCTTTGAAACGTTCAATAAAAGCACGATTTTCTGCGATCATCTTTTGCTGCTCATCGTATGCTTTCTGCTGATGGATACGACGGTCTTTTCTTAATTCTAAATAATGCGTGTATTTCGCTTTGTAATCGTAAATTCTTCCCATAGTAACCTCGATAGTACGATTCGTGATATTATCTACAAACGCTCTATCGTGAGAGATTACTACAACCGCTTTTGCCTGATTCAACAAGAAATCTTCTAACCATTGAATACTTTCAATATCCATGTGGTTCGTAGGCTCATCCAGCAAAATTAAATCTGGCTTTCTCAATAAAATTTTAGCCAATTCGATACGCATTCTCCAACCTCCAGAAAACTCAGAAGTCTGACGCGTAAAATCTTCACGTTCGAAACCTAAACCAACTAAAATCTTCTCAACTTCAGCTTCGTAATTTACTTCTTCGATTGCATAAAATTTCTCGCTTAAGTCCGAAACTCTTTCGATTAATTTCATGTATTCATCACTTTCATAATCCGTACGAACCGTTAATTGCTCGTTGATTTCGTCAATTTCAGATTTCATTTTAAAAATCTCACTGAAAGCTTTAGATGCTTCTTCCATAACAGTTGCACCGTCTTCAGTCAACAAATGCTGAGGCAGATAAGCAACCACAGCTTCTTTTGGAGCAGAAATGCTTCCGGTTGAAGGTTTGTTGACACCTGCAATTATTTTCAAAAGTGTAGATTTTCCTGCACCATTTTTACCCATAAGGGCAATTTTATCATTTTCATTAATAGCAAAAGAAACATCGCTAAAAAGTGTAGTTCCACCAAACTGAACCGAAATATCGTTAACTGTAATCATTTGTTTTTGTTAATTTGTTTAATCGGTTAATCGTTTATTTGACTACCCATTTTTTGTGCTGCAAAGATAGATTAATTAGATAATTAGACAATTTGAAAATTAGATAATTTTGGAAATGTGTCAATTAGATAATT
This portion of the Flavobacterium panacagri genome encodes:
- a CDS encoding VOC family protein — its product is MIKFGYTILYVEDVEESVAFYENAFGFHRKFISPDHDYAELNTGATALAFASKSLASQNLSDGFIESSLEDKPFAIEIGFIVDNVPEVLQKATSFGAVIVSEPVEKPWGQVVAYARDLNGFLIEICTEVENVV
- a CDS encoding acyl-CoA thioesterase, translating into MTTDFKPVSSSKISISELMLPSHTNFSGKIHGGYILQLLDQIAFASASKFSGNYCVTASVDTVNFLKPIEVGELVTMKASVNYVGRSSMIVGIRVEAENIQTGVIKHCNSSYFTMVAKDKEGKSVQVPGLILSNLQEVRRFRKAIKHIEVRKEIEEHEKLANINSIEDLASLEKYNVLLEIS
- a CDS encoding porin, with the protein product MSKILLIPIIFFFLLTPVFLYAQGDVNAGEKKEESEIKYPQYQLKGLLQARYLESFGDNVDVLGVHHSAGDVTQQSFDIKRMRVGLNTKLSEATEVVILVNLADFKSDTKGKVLENAYGKYTFSKYIALTGGQFRPAFGIEELVPVDIIKSFDFSNQYYEFGKNGWTSFQIGASATGAFDIGKIPVNYAVSVLNGNGKNVELDKDNGKQYSTRWVFELSKEHKINLGLNGGFGKVFKEDVFAVGADITSDFKLTDRMSFDLQIEYKQGTNHNLYFSLPAESRVGDVSNYQMRGVYFLPNLRYVINYKKLTAVELSCRYETFDPSYKVNSNVRQTYTPMISLEFGKAYTGRIEMGFEIDRFDRNVPDTSTYNDELFLIQLQLRL
- a CDS encoding ABC1 kinase family protein, which gives rise to MKTIDYIPTSKIERAGKLVQTGAKIGVNYIKHYAEKVVNPDLTRDKLNENNAEDIYDGLKSLKGSALKVAQMLSMDKNFLPQAYVEKFSLSQFSVPPLSAPLVLKTFKNNFGKTPYEIFDEFNPNSVNAASIGQVHLAKKNDKKLAVKIQYPGVANSISSDLALVKPIAIRMFNLQGKDSDKYFKEVEDKLIEETNYLLELKQSQEVVEACHKIENITFPNYYPEFSSEKIITMDWMTGIHLSEFTAKNTNQEVGDKIGQALWDFYMYQIHVLRKVHADPHPGNFLVDDQNQLIALDFGCMKQIPDDFYTPYFELINKNVITDEALFNKKLFELEILRPDDTPAEVEYFTEMFHDLLSLFTRPFQNETFNFADETFFNAIAELGKRFSEDTNLKKMNGNRGSKHFIYMNRTFFGLYNLMFDLKAKIVVENYLKY
- a CDS encoding YceI family protein, with amino-acid sequence MKTTTLLFLLLTAFTVLAQDRFFTNTGTVNFEASVPLFEEIKAVNRQVIILLEPKTSTFICTVMIKNFRFKLDLMQEHFNENYLESNRYPKAVFKGKIEKFDLKDINEIEKKYEIKGKLNMKGKSKEIVVNALIKRVPEGIQIISDFPITVSDFNIKIPSKIASKIAQTANTELTGIIHDEEGMYATLK
- a CDS encoding TIGR01777 family oxidoreductase; this translates as MAQNVLLTGGSGFIGRHLTDVLLEAGFTVSVLSRSAKESSPAITYYQWNLNKNYIDENAVLNADYIIHLAGEGIVEKRWTNKRKKVILESRVKPIDLILSVLEKNNKKLEAFVSASAVGIYGAVTSHKICTENTPPADDFLGTTCQKWESAVDKIGALEIRTVKIRTGIVFGKNEGFLKKLTPSFKSGFGAILGTGKQYLPWIHIDDLCTIYLKAIEDPKLEGPYNACITDNTTNSRFSKTFAKLFDYSIWLPKIPPFFLKIVLGEMSEAVLTGQRVSSEKIQKTGFEFQFTDLEKTLINCLK
- a CDS encoding ABC-F family ATP-binding cassette domain-containing protein; this translates as MITVNDISVQFGGTTLFSDVSFAINENDKIALMGKNGAGKSTLLKIIAGVNKPSTGSISAPKEAVVAYLPQHLLTEDGATVMEEASKAFSEIFKMKSEIDEINEQLTVRTDYESDEYMKLIERVSDLSEKFYAIEEVNYEAEVEKILVGLGFEREDFTRQTSEFSGGWRMRIELAKILLRKPDLILLDEPTNHMDIESIQWLEDFLLNQAKAVVVISHDRAFVDNITNRTIEVTMGRIYDYKAKYTHYLELRKDRRIHQQKAYDEQQKMIAENRAFIERFKGTFSKTDAVQSRVKMLEKLEIVQVDEVDTSALRLKFPPAARSGQYPVIVKEMSKSYGDHVVFKDANIVIERGQKVAFVGKNGEGKSTMIKAIMKEIGVDSGSVDIGHNAQIGYFAQNQAALLDENATIFETIDSIAVGDIRTQIKNILGAFMFQGDDITKKVKVLSGGEKTRLAMIKLLLEPVNLLILDEPSNHLDMKTKDIIKDALRDFDGTLILVSHDRDFLDGLATKVFEFGNKRVKEHFEDVAGFLAHKKMDSMREIEK
- a CDS encoding GNAT family N-acetyltransferase, with amino-acid sequence METFVTMEIKDNTFARQFETVVPEGMLAVEYSFQEKKIFLTKINTPDSYQNDDAINALLKNVLDLSSEKNYRVVPIHPKIVSFFKKNPKYKELLPPGIRI
- a CDS encoding anion permease, with amino-acid sequence MKEVQIPQTLITLAVGIAIWLIPAPNGVVAEAWHLFAIFVATILGIILKAAPMGTMCMIAIALTAFTQVLAPGDPGKSITLALKGFGDKVIWLIGISFFIARGFIKTGLGNRIAFLFIRIFGKSSLGLAYGLGLADLVLAPAVPSNTARGGGIIYPIMKSMSMSFGSMPDQPETHRKLGSYLTLNSYNMNLIASSMFLTGTASNPMCQKFALNLGIKITWMSWAIAAIVPGLCAFFVIPFVLYKIYPPELKKTGDAPQIAAQKLKEMGAITRNEWMMLLTFFILLFLWMTGDLFSIDATTTAFIGLVILLLTSVLTWDDVKAEKGAWDTIVWFSVLVMMASSLNELGFIAWFSDLVKTQIGGLSWQMAFPIIVLVYFFSHYLFASATAHVAAMYAALLGVGISLGIPGLLLAFMLGFIGSLYGTLTHYGHGPAPVFFGSGYVDLKSWWVKGLVTGLVMLFIYMVIGGLWLRLIGDF
- a CDS encoding YqiA/YcfP family alpha/beta fold hydrolase, which translates into the protein MSKIPVYFMPGLAASPSIFERIKLDENIFEICLLEWEIPNPKESLSDYALRISKNIKHENPVLVGVSFGGILVQEISKHIKTRKVIIISSVRSNLEFPRRMKIGKTTKAYKLIPMKLILNIENLAKYSFGEKVNKRIKLYEKFLAVRDLNYLQWAVESVILWDRNRIDENVIHIHGDQDDVFPIKYINSCIVVKGGTHIMILNKYKWLNENLPSIILED
- a CDS encoding TetR family transcriptional regulator C-terminal domain-containing protein; translation: MATKKKDITKDDIVSIYMEEVLEKGQKPKSVYHFAKENDFTEAEFYSFFGTLEGLEKEIFRLFFENTVGLLHKNEEYQQYDMKNKMLSFYFTFFEVLTANRSYVLQTLKIDRNPLKNLVQLTTLRESFKNYVSEILTDDYRLEQEKFQKFQEKAIQESSWLQLMLTIKFWMEDESAGFEKTDIFIEKSVNASFELMNVAPMNHLIDFGKFLFKEKIHSR